One stretch of Sinomonas terrae DNA includes these proteins:
- a CDS encoding SixA phosphatase family protein, with protein sequence MSKHHLKRLIVLRHAKAAWPVGVPDVDRPLAERGHADAPEAGKWLLAHKVVADFILCSVALRTRQTCTWVCGALGDLAPTPKLETGLYAASATRMLAVVNHVPDTVTTLLVIAHMPGVQDLVLHLAARDSDQDAYLDAANHFPTAGLAVLETEKPWAELDGQDARLTDFAVPRAESRKHGHHSH encoded by the coding sequence ATGAGCAAGCACCACCTCAAGCGACTCATCGTGCTGCGCCATGCCAAGGCTGCGTGGCCGGTCGGCGTCCCTGACGTCGACAGGCCCCTGGCCGAGCGCGGGCACGCGGACGCGCCTGAGGCTGGCAAATGGCTCCTCGCCCACAAAGTGGTGGCGGACTTCATCCTGTGTTCCGTCGCGCTGCGCACACGCCAGACGTGCACGTGGGTGTGCGGCGCCCTCGGCGACCTCGCGCCCACGCCCAAGCTTGAAACGGGCCTCTACGCGGCGAGCGCCACGCGGATGCTCGCCGTCGTCAACCATGTCCCGGACACCGTGACGACGCTGCTCGTGATCGCCCACATGCCGGGCGTGCAGGATCTTGTGCTGCACCTCGCTGCGCGCGACTCCGATCAGGACGCCTACCTCGACGCCGCGAACCACTTCCCGACCGCGGGGCTGGCGGTCCTCGAGACCGAGAAGCCGTGGGCAGAGCTCGATGGTCAGGACGCGCGGCTCACCGATTTCGCGGTGCCGAGGGCCGAGAGCCGGAAGCACGGGCACCACTCGCATTAG